Within the Scyliorhinus canicula unplaced genomic scaffold, sScyCan1.1, whole genome shotgun sequence genome, the region aagccggaatcgaacctgggaccttggagctgtgaagcaattgtgctatccacaatgctaccgtgctgcccatgatggtattgaacaacatttgccatttctcagcctACTTCCCCAGCTgacaagatcctgctgcaatttttgacaaccttcctcactgtctacaataccacctattttactgtcatctgcaaacttactgatcatgccttgtacattctcatccaaatcgttgatatagATACAAATAGCAATCTCCGTGTTACTAATCTCCTAGTTACTGATCTCCGAGTTACTCCCTACTTAGTTAATTACTCCAGTTTCTCAAATTTAGAACAGAtttccaaccagccaatcagcttTACTCTGAGGTACGTTATTTATATTtattgtggggcagcatggtggcacagtggatagcattgctgcctgtggtgctgaggacccgggttcaaatcctggctctgggtcactgtccatgaggagtttgcacattttccctgtgtctgcgtgggtttcgcccccacaacccaaagatgtccatgctaaattgccccttaattggaaaaataattgggtgccaaTATTTATTGTTCCGAATTTGCACCAACTCCTCTCCCTGCTGTCTAGACCATGAATCCCCGAGGTACGTTATTTATATTCACTGTTCCGAAGCTCCTCCTGCCTGGGTTCACACCAACCCCTCTCCCTACTgtctaggccgtgaatccccgaggtgcattatttatatttactgttcCGAAGCTCCTCCTGCCTGGATTTGCGCAAACTCCGCTCCCTGCTatctaggccgtgaatccccgaggtacattatttatatttactgtgttgaccgattaatggctggaggataggggcaggtcatgtgatcaaacctccaggaatacatttaatcaaagttggcgaagagagaatgttgtgaatttctatcctaaactgacagtgaggtttctgtaaatttacaggatactggaagtggaggtttaacagacgggaaacacaaactaaacgtcacatcgcgatctgacagatCACTCggttcatcagaacctgaatttcagcagcatctgggtgtggaaggtaaaaggtttgtctgttctgtctgtgagggaagatttgccatgctaaattgcccgtagtgtaaggttaatggggggattgttgggttacgggttacgtggggtttaagtggggtgatcattgctcggcacaacatcgagggccgaagggcctgttctgtgctgtactattctatttcagatctcagtgtgactggaaaagccccgagattcacaaaccctggttagaccaaaccaggagaactgtgttcagttctgggcatcaaacctgaggaaggatagaatggcctcggagggagtgtagcacagatttacctgagtgatatctgaacccccccccccagggttaaattacaaaactagattaTACAAGAGAGTCAGAGATATGATGACACAGAgaatggcattcggcccattgagtccatgctagctctttggagcaatccagtcagtgccattctcctgctctatccctgtatcttcgcaggtttatttccctcaaatccaatttccttttgaaatcaaatgattCATTGTGTCCATTTCCAAACTCCCTCCTcggcagcaagtttcaggtcattgccgctcgctgtgtaaaaacatatatctcatatcacctcatatctcctgtaccttttacatacaaacttggatcaggccactcggcccctcgagcctgctcagcattcaatTAGACTGCTGCTGAtctcattctaacctcaactccacattcttgcctaccccgatgacctttcacccccttgcccaTCAAGAATGTATCCAGCTCtgcgttaaaaatattcaatgactctgcttccactgccttttaacgACGTGAGTTCCAAAGtcttacaaccctcaagagaataaaaaatcctcatctccatctgaaatgggtgaccccttattttgcaacagtgaccccttgttccagattctcccacaagaggaaacatcctctctgcatccaccctgtcaagacccctcaggatctgatatagttcaatccaggttttacccaaaactttcaATCTGTGTCCTGACAGATTAACTTAATTCCACCCTATCTACGTatctgcttgtacgatcagtgaatggaaagagttTCTTTGTCTacccgatggaaatctggcaaAATCTTTTGGAccagaatcaaatctcccctcaacctcctttgctggaaccatactggtaaatctcctcagcaccttctcaagaaccttcacatcctccctgaagagtggtgaccagagctttataaagatgcaTAGAAtagaaatagaatcatagaattccgaaggtgcagaatgaggccaatcggcccatcaagtctgcactgatcctctgaaagggcacttGTTTGGGCCCACattcctaccctgtccctgtgacccccatagccccacataacctgcacatcccaggacactaatgggtaatttatcaaggccaatccacctaacgttccctttagactgttggaggaaacctgagcactggctggaaatccacacagacacggggagaaagtgcaaactccacacagtcaccaaggccggaattgaacccgagtccctggcgccgtgaggcagcagtgctaatcaccgtgccaccagaagcatagttttggtatcaatattactgtttatgaataaaagcaaattactgcggatgctggaatctgaagccaaagagaaaatgctggaacatctcagcaggtctggcagcatctgtagggaaggaaaagagttaacaaaggaccatgaaatgaaaatgaaatgaaaatggcttattgtcacgagtaggcttcaatgaagttactgtgaaaagcccctagtcgccacattccggcgcctgttcggggaggctggtacgggaatcgaaccgtgctgctggcctgcttggtctgctaaaagccagcgatttagctgagtgagctaaaccagcccctctggactcaacatgagatcttttctctccctacagatgctgccagacctgctgagatgttccagcattttctctttggttactgtttatgaagctcaagattgaatttgctttgccaactattctctttaatatgacttgtagatatacaaaatccctcttcacctctttctcactcctcccaaagaggccagttgggtttttgtgacaatccagcagtttttatggtcactttttcccagtgccagccccacaaatgaccagaatcattcagctcaatttcacaacctgcctttgtgtttttgtgggttctctctcactccctattttctgttttaaatcactttcacagggtgttcgaaggggaggcttcaaagtccggaaactcaaaccaagcatcacattagGATCTGACAAgagccctcaatttatcatatcctgaatatcagcggatattgaacatggaaggaaaaagcatcgttcacagtggggagaaaccgtacacgtcatcgggccccatgagacagaaatgcagtcacactgaggagaaactgtggaaatgtgcggactgtgggaaaggattcacttccccatccaagctggaaactcatcgacgtagtcacactggggagagaccgttcacctgctccacgtgtgggaagggattcactgattcatccacactgcggcaacaccagcgaattcacactggggagagaccattcacctgctccaagtgcgggaagggattcactaactCATCAacactgcagaaacaccagcgagttcacactggggagagaccattcacctgctccacgtgtgggaagggattcactcagtcatcccacctgttgcgtcaccagcgaattcacactggggagagaccgttcacctgctccacgtgtgggaagggattcactaattcatccaacctgctgagtcaccagcgagttcacactggggagagaccgttcacctgctccacgtgtgggaagggattcactcagtcagccaacctgctgagtcaccagcgagttcacacaggggagagaccattcagctgcaccaagtgtgggaagggattcactgattcaTCCCACCTGTTGcgtcaccagcaagttcacactcgggagagaccgttcacctgctccacgtgtgggaagggattcactgattcatccacactgcgggaacaccagcgagttcacactggggagagaccgttcacctgctccacgtgtgggaagggattcactctgtcagccaacctgctgagtcaccagcgagttcacactggggagagaccgttcacctgctccacgtgtgggaagggattcactctgtcagccaacctgctgagtcaccagcgagttcacactggggagagaccgttcacctgctccacgtgtgggaagggattcactcagtcatcccacctgttgcgtcaccagcgagttcacactggggagagaccgttcacctgctccacgtgtgggaagggattcactcagtcatccgacctgctgagtcaccagcgtgttcacactggggagagaccgttcacctgctccacgtgtgggaagggattcactgaatcatccacactgcggaaacaccagcgaattcacactggggagagaccgttcacctgctccacgtgtgggaaggaattcactgaatcatccacactgcggaaacaccagcgaattcacactggggagagaccattcacctgctccgcctgtgggaagggattcactcggtcatcccacctgctgattcaccagcgagttcacactggggagagaccgttcacctgctccacgtgtgggaagggattcactcagtcagccaacctgctgagtcaccaacgagttcacactggggagagaccattcacctgctccacgtgtgggaagggattcactgaatcatccacactgcggaaacaccagcgagttcatactggggagagaccgttcacctgctccacgtgtgggaagggattcactctgtcatcccacctgctgagacaccagcgagttcacactgattagagaccgtttcaatgtccagactgtgggaagagctataaaagttctggggaattgatgtgtcatcaacgtgttcacactgatgagagaccgttcaggtgctctcactgtgggactgggttcagacaatcctcttgcctcactgtacatcagcgaattcacaatggggagaggccattgacctgctccgagtgtgggaagggattcactcagtcatcccacctgctgagacaccagcgaggccacaagtaaccacagtgattggattttcctgttcctcacattcaggactgaaccatgttcatttgggtctctttctcctaataataaactccagcccatttacaggggctaatattctggctgaaaGTTAAATAAATTAGAATTATGTTAAATATGCAGTGTTGAAattttttaatatctctgacacaagttagttcctttttttttataaatttagattatccaattattttttccaattaagggggcaatttagcttggccaatccacctactctgcacatttttgggttgtgggggcgaaacccacgcagacacggggagaatgtgcaaactccacacggacagtgacccagagccgggatcaaacctgggacctcagcgctgtgaggcggttgtgctaaccactaggccaccgtgctgccctagttagttccttttgaagtactctcgctctcccctgtctcttccatcctcacctccaacaagagtctGAGGAGCTTGTGAAACTTCTTTGTGacatgagattgagtcaatccgatcagctgcctcggctgcttccctcccttccacgagcccaccggaccaaactgtctgtaaatttcatccttttgacttctggtggcggccatggagtaggaggtcgaGCTCCCACTCGTGACGGACCGTTTGAACCTATTCTCCCGATTTGTTTCGGAATTCTATTAGAAACATTGgcggagagtgagacagtgaggagaaatcccccaccaGTATGTGGTGCCGTGGACCAGAAATGGTCGTCCAAGAAGAATTAGTTGAGCAGCGAAGCTGACTGTAGAACCTGCaggagagcttcgccaagcaaatgaaggcaacctaattaattttctttttttctcccatgtgcacaaagcgtactgccggatcgacttctttattctgagcatggttctactggtgggggtggttgatactgaatattcggcaattgctgtgttggaccatgccccacattgggtggatttacgggcgaataaggagagagggcagcgcccgcaatggaggttgggtgtgggaatgttagcggatgagggggtgtgcgggtgggtgagggaatctatccagaactatttggaaataaatgacacgggggatgtctcggcagcaacggtttgggaagcgctgaaggcagtggttaggggggagttaatGTCGATACAGACccatagggaaaaggtggagcgAGCAGAGAGGGATAGGGTagttggggaaatactccaggtggacaggacataGTCGGAGGCCACGGAGGTGGGGTTATTGAAGGAGTGGCAGGGGCTACAAATGGAGTTTGAGCTGTTATCTGGAGGGAAGGCGGAGGAGtaactgaggaaggcgaggggggagcggtatacgagtatggtgaGGCCAGTACGATGCGAGCGCACgagctgaggaaaagggaggcggccagggagcttggaagagtgaaggacagaggtgggAACCCGGTCTTGGACCCTgcaggggtgaacggggtgtttaaggagttttatagcaagttatatgagtcagaaccccagctggggtagaggggatgaggcagcttctgggtgagttgaagtccgaaggaagggcaggtggaggggtcggGTGCCCCGACTGGAATTGAAGAAATagtagaggggctggaggccagacattgggtaaggccccgggaccggacagcTACCCATTGGAATTTTATAAGTTCTCGgagatgctgggcccgctgctggtgagggtatttaatgaggcaagggagcagggtgcccttcccccaacaatgtcacaggccttgatcctgaaggagaaggaccctgagctatgcgggtcatataggccaatctccctattgaacgtggatgccaaactgttggcctcaaggctagagggctgtgtccctgaggtgataagggaagaccagacggggtttgtgaagggcaggcaacttaccaatgtcagaaggctcttaaacgttatgagaggtgggagagggaaaggtatcgatatctacaaagaactcatggagtcgggggaaactcagatagaggagctaaagggcaaatgggaagaggagctctggggagggatagaggccggtctgtgggcggatgccttgagcagagtcaatacgtcctcatcatgtgccagactcagcctgatacaatttttaGTCGTTCACAGggcagacatttttaaaaagatttagagtatccaatttatttttccaattaaagggcaatttagcatggccaatccaccttggggttgtgggggtgaaacccacgcaagcacaggcagaatgtgcaaactccacatggacagtgacccagagccgggatcgaacctgggactttggtgccgtgaggcagcgattctaaccactgtgccatcgtgctgccccgttcaccgggcacacatgccggtggcccggatgagcaggttttttggggtagaggagaggtgtgtggtgggggacaGCAAGTCATGTCCGTATGCTCTGGGCCTGcctgaagcttgggggattctggcagggttttgcagatgtcatgtccacggacctaaaaacacgggtggtgccgagcccAGAGGTGCAGGATTTTGGAGTGCCggcagtccagggggcgagagaggctgatgtcttggcctttgcctccctggtagcccggagacggatattgctagcgtggagggactcgaagccccggaatcagagatctgggttagcgacatggctggattTGTCAAGAGttgaaaaatcaagtttgccctcaGAGGGTCAACGCTCGGGTTCATCAGGAGGTGGCACTTTGTtgacttctttagagaaaattaactgtcagcagaggcaaaaaAGGGGGGTAGTTAGGCCATTCTCTGTTGAGGGTAGGAGGGACTGGTTAGGGATGGAGATGATTTATGCACAATGTTTTATGTGGATTTGCATTGTTTACTGTTGTCACTTATTATGATAAAATTACAAAACcgtaacaaaatgtattttttttaaaatcaacatcaccaaaatcagatcatctgcacattgccacattgctgtttgtgccatgttgctttgtggaaattggctgctgcatttcctataacagtgacgacacttcagaagctctttgggacatgctgtgattgtgaaaggcgctacagaagtgcaagttttaaattgaagattgatgCTTTCTGATATTAATTGATTTCAGACATCCCCAATTAATAAATTTGCTTTGGTTCGGACAAGACTTTAACCAATTAAATCAAAGGCAGAATTCTGGACAGTaaatttaaaaagtttttttaaagaaaagcttTACTGACTGACTTGAAGACATTGACGTTTACTTCAAGGTGGTGACCAGTCTGTGGAAGAGTATTCCTacctggctccttctttgacactaatttccttggaactcggcttcaagagtcttcagtacttggccaacAAGGAAGACCTTCGGAACCTTGACTTTtacccccaaagtgaccattacctcatgtcagagttgggcctgtggTAACATGACCATTGGTTAATTGGGCACCAGTTTAATTTAATTGGATCTttaattactgacaccaccttctctcatttcctttgacaggaatacaattgaactgtttcatactatccctttatctgattctgtACAACCGCTTATTCAaacagtttcaa harbors:
- the LOC119960904 gene encoding gastrula zinc finger protein XlCGF26.1-like — translated: MTLLPLPFNDKLWKCADCGKGFTSPSKLETHRRSHTGERPFTCSTCGKGFTDSSTLRQHQRIHTGERPFTCSKCGKGFTNSSTLQKHQRVHTGERPFTCSTCGKGFTQSSHLLRHQRIHTGERPFTCSTCGKGFTNSSNLLSHQRVHTGERPFTCSTCGKGFTQSANLLSHQRVHTGERPFSCTKCGKGFTDSSHLLRHQQVHTRERPFTCSTCGKGFTDSSTLREHQRVHTGERPFTCSTCGKGFTLSANLLSHQRVHTGERPFTCSTCGKGFTLSANLLSHQRVHTGERPFTCSTCGKGFTQSSHLLRHQRVHTGERPFTCSTCGKGFTQSSDLLSHQRVHTGERPFTCSTCGKGFTESSTLRKHQRIHTGERPFTCSTCGKEFTESSTLRKHQRIHTGERPFTCSACGKGFTRSSHLLIHQRVHTGERPFTCSTCGKGFTQSANLLSHQRVHTGERPFTCSTCGKGFTESSTLRKHQRVHTGERPFTCSTCGKGFTLSSHLLRHQRVHTD